AGCCGGGCGTGAAGTAATGCTCGCGGATCGAGAAGCCGGGAATGCGGTTGAAAGCGTTTGGAATGATCGCGCTGCCGACCGGATAGACGCCCATCTGCAGGCGCTCGGGCGTGATCTCGTCGCCGAAGCGGGCGCGGATCTCGGCCTCGGCTTCGGGGTGCAGCGCCAGCTCGAGGCCGAGCGCGGCACCGGCTGCCTCGCGGGTGCGATCGTCCGGGGTGGCCCCGATGCCGCCGAAGCTGAACACCACGTCGCCGCTGGCGAAGGTCTGGCGCAGGGTCTCGGTCAGGCGCCCGAAGTCGTCGCCGACGTAGCGCGCCCACGACAGCTTGAGCCCGCGCGCGGCGAGCAGGTCGATGAGCTTGGCGAGGTGCTTGTCGCTGCGGCGGCCGGACAGGATCTCGTCGCCGATGATGAGGGCACCGAAGTTCATGGCAGCTTCCGCGTCGAGGCGCCGGCATCGGCATCGAGCACGGTCACACCGTACTTGAGCCGATGCCGGCGCAGGGTTTCCAGCATGTAATGGACGAAGGCGAGGCCGGCGAAGGCCGGCGCCACCAGGTTGATCACCGGCACGTATGCGAGCAGCGCGCTGCCACCACCGAGCAGCAGCATCTGCGGCCGCCAGTCCTCGCGCAGACGCTGCAGTTCGGCCTTGTCGGCATGAAACATGAGCGCGTCGTAGCCGAAGGCGCGCTGGTTGAGCCAGCCGGTGAGCGCGACCGAGATCAGCAGGCCAGCGCCCGGAATCAGCCAGAACGGCAAGGACACGACGAGGGCGACCAGGAACAGCACGCCGGCGAGGATCGAGTTCCACGCGCTGCCGAGGTTGGACCCCCCATGCCGCTGCTCGAGATCCGCATAGTCGCGGCGCGCGACTTTCTCGAGCATCAGCGGCAGCGCGATGGTGGCGACCAGCATCGCCGCCGTGACATACACCAGCGGCACGATGAGCAGCGCAACCGCGATCTGGATCAGGACCAGCACGATCGCCGCCGTGGTCTCGCTGGCCGTGAGCCAGCCGTTGATGAATGTCCAGCCGCTCACCCAGCCGTACAGCCCCTCCGTGACGGGCGTCCACAGCATCACCGCGACCACCGCCCAGATCACAAGCGCAAGCAGCCCCGGCCAGAGCAGGTGCCAGAAGATGTCACGCCGCGTCAGGCTGCGGCCCGCCCGCCCGAAGGCGACGACGATGTCCTTCATCGGCAACGCATCCTCAACGCGGCATGCCCGGGAGGCCGCCCGGCATCATGCCCTTCATCGCCCGCATCATCTTGTTCATGCCGCCCTTGGAGAATTGCTTCATGACTTTCTGCGTCTGTTCGAACTGGTTCAGCAGGCGATTGACCTCCTGCACCGTGACGCCGGCTCCGGCGGCAATCCGCCGCTTGCGGCTGGCCTTGAGGAGTTCGGGCTTGGCGCGTTCGAGCGGCGTCATCGAGTTGATGATGCCTTCGATGCGACCGATCGCCTTCTCCTCCGCCCCGCCCTGCAGCTTGCCCGCGGCCTGGGCGAACTGCGCCGGCAGCTTGTCCATCATCGAGGCCAGACCACCCATCTTGCGCATCTGGGCGATCTGCTCCTTGAAGTCGTTGAGATCGAAGCCCTTGCCCGTCTTGAGCTTCTGCGCGAAGGCCTTGGCCTTCTCCTCGTCGACACCGCGGCGCGCCTCCTCGACCAGGCCGAGGATGTCGCCCATGCCGAGGATGCGACTGGCCATGCGATCGGGGTGGAAGGGCTCGAGGCCGGAGAGCTTCTCGCCGATGCCGGCGAACTTCAGCGGCTTGCCGGTGACGTGGCGCACCGACAGCGCCGCACCGCCGCGCGAGTCACCGTCGAGCTTGGTCAGTACCACACCGGTGAGCGGCAAGGCCTCGTTGAAGGCGCGCGCGGTATTGACCGCGTCCTGACCGAGCATCGCGTCGACCACGAACAAGGTCTCGATCGGCTTGACCGCGGCGTGCAGATCCTTGATCTCGGCCATCATGGCCTCGTCCACCGCGAGCCGGCCGGCGGTGTCGACCAGCAACACGTCGACATGGTGCTTGCGTGCGTAGTCGAGCGCGGCGAGCGCGATGTCGACCGGCTTCTGCACGGTCTCGGACGGGAAGAAGCCGACCCCGGCCTGCGCAGCCACCGTCTTCAACTGCTCGATCGCGGCCGGACGATAGACGTCGGTCGACACGACCAGCACCTTCTTCTTCTGCTGCTCATGCAGCAGCTTGGCGAGCTTGCCGGTGGTCGTGGTCTTGCCGGCGCCCTGCAGGCCGGCCATCAGCACCACCGCTGGCGGCTGGGTGGACAGGTCCAGCCCTTCGTGCGCTCCGCCCATGAGCGCCTTGAGCTCGTCATGCACGACGCCCACCAGGGCCTGCCCCGGCGTCAGCGAGCCGATCACCTCCTGGCCGACGGCCTTCTCCTTGACCTTGGCAACGAAGTCCTTGACCACCGGCAGCGCGACGTCTGCCTCGAGCAAGGCCATGCGCACCTCGCGCATCGCGTCCTGGATGTTCTCGTCGGTGAGGCGGGCCTGCCCGCGCAGGGTCTTGACGACTTTGGACAGGCGTTGGGTCAGATTGTCGAGCATGTTCGTACAGGCCTTGGTCGCGTGACTTGGAGTAAACTGCGGGCTAACTATGGGCACGATTCTACTTCATCTGGTTCCCGCCTCGCTTTACGCCGCCGTGGGGCTGATCTTCTGGCGTACTTGCGTGATGGGCGGCGCGGGGCATTCGCGCCAGCGCGAATGCATGAGCAGGCGCGAGCGCCTGTTGCTGCTCGCGGCGATCGTCGCCCACGGCGCAAGCCTCCATGTCGCGATCTTCCCCGGTACCGACATGCGCTTCGGCTTCGGTGTGGCGGTTTCGCTGATGGTTTGGCTGGCCGTGTGCTTCTACTGGGTCGAGACCCTCTACACGCGGCTCGACGGCCTTCATGCCGTCGTGATGCCCGCGGGCGCGTTGGCGAGCCTCGTACCACTGTTCTTTCCAGGCGGTCACGTGCTCACCAACGCGGCGTCGCCGGCCTTCCGCGTACATTTCGTCATCGCCATGCTGGCGTACAGTCTGTTCACGCTCGCCGCGCTGCACGCGATGCTGATGTCGGTTGCCAGCCGCCAGTTGCACAATGCGCGCTTCAGCCGGCTGCTCGCCGGATTGCCGCCACTGCTGACGATGGAGGCGCTGCTGTTCCGGCTGATCAGCATCGCCTTCGTGCTGCTCACGCTGACCTTGGTCACCGGCCTGCTGTTCTCCGAAACGCTGTTCGGCCAGGCCCTGCGCGCTGACCACAAGACCGTGTTTGCGGTGATCTCCTGGCTACTGTTCGGCGGCCTGCTGGTCGGGCGCTGGCTGTGGGGCTGGCGTGGCCGCGTGGCCCTGCGGTGGACGCTGGCAGGCTTCGTGGCGCTGATGCTCGCCTACGTGGGCAGCCGCTTCGTGGTCGAGGTCGTGCTCCACCGTACGGGCTGAGGGACGCGCGCCGGCGTCATTGACACGACTCCGTCCCCCACCAATACTCGCCCCCCCATGGACTTCCCGCGCCACTCGTGTCGGACATACACCTGACGTTTCAGATCGCCGCCCTCGTCGTGTTGCTGGTGCTGTCGGCCTGCTTCTCGATGTCGGAGACGGTGATGATGGCGGCCAACCGTTATCGACTGCGCTCGCTGGCCGCGCAAGGCAACCGCGGCGCAGGCCTCGCCATCGACCTGCTCGCCCGCACCGACCGCCTGCTCGGCGTCATCCTGCTGTTCAACAACCTCGTCAACACCGCCGCCGCCACCCTGGTGAGCGTGATCACGCTCGAGCTGTTCGGCGACGAGCGCTGGGCGCTCGGGATCGCCACCCTGCTGGTGACGTTCGCGATCCTGGTGTTCGCGGAGATCACGCCCAAGGTCATCGGCGCCAACAACGCCGATCGCCTGGCGCCGATCGTGGCCTATCCGCTGTCGGCGCTGCTGCGCAGCTTCTACTTCGCGGTCTGGTTCGTGAACCTGTTCTCGCGCGGGCTGCTGGCGCTGCTGCGACTCAAGCCGAGGGAGGACAACAGCGGCGCGCTCTCGGTCGAGGAGCTGCGCGCGATGGTGATCGAGTCGGGACAGTACATCCCGCACAAGCACCGCAGCATCCTGATGAACCTGTTCGATCTCGAGAGCATCACCGTCGAGGACGTGATGACGCCGCGTGGCGCGATCGAAGGCGTGGACCTGTCCGATCCCGAGGACGACATCCGTCGCCAGATCGGCACGAGCTTCCATACCCGGCTTGCCGTATTCGACGGCGACCGCGAACACGTGGTCGGCGTGCTCCACCAGCGCCGGCTGCTGAGCAACCTGCTCGACGAATCCTTCAGCGCCGAACGCATCCGCGAACTGCTCGCCCGCCCTTACTTCGTGCCCGCCGACACGCCGTTGTATTCGCAGCTCCAGTTCTTCCAGGAGAACCAGCAGCGACTCGCCTTCGTGGTCGACGAGTATGGCGAGCTGCTCGGACTCATCACGCTGGAAGACATCATCGAGGAGCTGATCGGAAAGTTCACGACCAGCACCCCGGACGCCGGCGACCGCATGGCTTGGAACGACGAAGGCAGCGTGCTGGTGGACGGCTCGGCGAACCTGCGCGAGCTCAACCGCAAGCTCGAACTCGAACTGCCGACAGACGGCCCGAAGACCCTCAACGGCCTGATCCTCGAGCACCTGCAGGACATTCCCGAAACCGGCGTCTCGATGAAGATCGCCGACACGCCGATCGAAGTCGTGCAGACCCAGGACCGCATGGTCCGCACGGCGCGGCTGTTCCGCCCGGTGCCGCGCCCCGAAGAGCAATGAAGCACCCGGTCACGCCCCTGGCCGCGCAAGGCTTTACAAGCCTGCACCCGGCGTGCAACATCGGCCGCACCTCGAACACGGGCAAGGCATGGCCGCAAGCACCAAACCGGCCCTGAGCGGTTTCGCCAGGGCGTTGATCCAGCACGAGCATCTGCAGGAAGCAGATGCCGCGGCGTGCTCCGCTCACGCGGGCGAGGCGACCAACGCCTTCATGCTTGAGGTGGCCAACCGCGGCCTGATGAGTTGCGCCGCGATGGCGCGCTTCGCCGCCGAGACCTTCGGCTACCCGCTGCTCGACATCGCGGCCTTCGACCCGGCGATGTTCGCGCGCGATGCGGTAGACCGCAAGCTGCTCTCCAAGCATCAGGTCGCGCCGCTGCTCAAGCGCCAGAACAGGATCACGCTCGCCGTCGCCGACCCATCCAACCTGCGCGCGCTTGACGAGATCCGCTTCCAGACCGGCATGCAGCTCGACCTCGTGATCGCCGAGGCGGACAAGCTCAAGCGCACGGTCGACGCCCTGACCGAATCGGCCGCCGACACCCTGAAGGAGCTTACCGGCGAAGCCTTCGACATGGACATGCTGCAGCAGGACAGCCCGACGCAGCAGCGTGACGAGGAGGAGGCCAACGAGGTCGATGACGCGCCGGTCGTCAAGTTCATCCAGAAAGTGCTGGTGGACGCGATCAACGAGGGCGCCTCCGACATCCACTTCGAGCCCTACGAGAAGTACTACCGCATCCGCGTGCGCACCGACGGCATCCTGCGTGACATCGCGCAGCCGCCGCTGGTGCTCAAGGACAAGATCGCCGCACGCATCAAGGTGATCTCCCGGCTGGACATCTCCGAGAAGCGCGTGCCGCAGGACGGACGCATGAAGCTGGTGCTGTCCAAGAACAAGGCGATCGATTTCCGCGTGTCGACGCTGCCGACGCTGCATGGCGAGAAGATCGTCATGCGTATCCTCGACCCGAGCTCGGCCATGCTCGGCATCGACGCGCTCGGCTACGACCCGGACCAGAAGGAAGCGCTGCTCGGCGCCGTCCAGCGCCCCTACGGCATGATCCTGGTCACCGGGCCGACCGGCTCGGGCAAGACGGTTTCGCTCTACACCTGCCTCAACATCCTCAACCAGCCGGGGGTGAACATCTCCACGGCGGAAGATCCGGCCGAAATCAACCTGCCCGGCATCAACCAGGTGAACGTCAACGAAAAGGCCGGCCTCACCTTCTCGGCTGCGCTGCGTGCATTCCTGCGCCAGGACCCGGACATCATCATGGTCGGCGAGATCCGCGACCTCGAAACTGCGGAGATCGCGATCAAGGCGGCGCAGACCGGCCACCTCGTGCTCTCCACCCTGCATACCAACGACGCACCTTCGACGCTCGAGCGCCTCAAGAATATGGGCGTGGCGCCGTTCAATATCGCATCCTCGGTGATTCTTATCACGGCCCAGCGCCTTGCCCGCCGGCTATGCTCCTGCAAGAAGCCGGTGGACATCCCGGTCGAGGCGCTGCTGGAAGCCGGATTCGGCGCCGAGGACTTGGACGGAAGCTGGCAACCCATGGGTCCGGTCGGCTGTGACCGCTGCAAGGGCAGCGGCTACAAGGGTCGCGTGGGCATCTATCAGGTGATGCCGATCACCGAGGAGATCGCCCACATCATCATGACCGGAGGCAACTCGATGGACATCGCGGCCCAAGCCCAGCGCGACGGCGTGCGCGACCTGCGCCAGTCGGGTCTGCGCAAGGTAAAACAGGGCGTCACCTCGCTGGAAGAAGTGCTGGCGACGACCAACGAATAAAGGACGTTCGATCTCATGGCGACAGCAAGCCGGGCGGTGCGCGCCACAGGTCCGAAGGAAGACCTGTACACCTGGGAAGGCAAGGACAAGACGGGCAAGGTCGTGCGCGGCGAGATCCGCGCCGCCGGCGAGGCCATGGTTCAGGCCATGCTGCGCCGCCAGGGCGTCCAGGTCAGCAAGGTCAGGAAGCACAAGATGGCCCGCGGCGGGCGCATCAGCGACAAGGACATCGCGCTCTTCACCCGCCAGCTCGCGACCATGATGAAGTCCGGCGTGCCGCTGCTGCAGGCCTTCGACATCGCCATGAAGGGTTCGGGCAACGCTGCGCTGTCGCGCCTGCTCAACGACATCCGTACCGACGTCGAGACCGGCCTCAACCTTTCTCAGGCCTTCGCGAAGCACCCGCAGCACTTCGACAAGCTGTTCTGCAACCTGGTCGCCGCCGGCGAACAGGCCGGCATCCTCGACAGCCTGCTCGACCGCATCGCGACCTACAAGGAAAAGATCCTCGCGATCAAGAGCAAGATCAAGTCTGCGCTCTTCTATCCCGCGGCCGTGGTCGTGGTCGCCGGCCTGGTGGTCTCGGTGATGATGCTGTTCGTGATCCCCGAGTTCAAGAGCGTTTTCGCCAGCTTCGGCGCCGACCTGCCGGCACCCACGATGCTGGTGATCGCGATGTCGGACTTCTTCGTCGAGTCCTGGTACCTGGTGTTCGGCGCCCTGATCGGGGCGATCGTCTTCATCGCCTGGAGCTACAAGCGCTCCACCGCCATGCAGATCGCGCTCGACCGCACGCTGCTGCGCTTCCCGGTCATCGGCCCGATCATCCGCAAGGCCACGGTCGCACGCTGGACACGCACGCTATCGACGATGTTCGCCGCCGGCGTACCGCTGGTGGAGGCGCTGGACTCGGTCGGCGGCGCCGCGGGCAACTACGTCTATCTGGTGGCCACTCGGCAGATCCAGAGCGAAGTCAGCACCGGCACCAGCCTCACCATCGCGATGCAGAACGCCGACGTGTTCCCGACCATGGTGGTGCAGATGGTGTCCATCGGCGAGGAGTCCGGCCAGCTCGACAGCATGCTCAGCAAGGTCGCCGACTTCTTCGAGCAGGAAGTGGATGACGCCGTCGCCGGCCTGTCGCAGCTGCTGGAGCCGCTGATCATGGTCTTCCTCGGCACCGTCATCGGCGGCCTCGTGGTCGCGATGTATCTGCCGATCTTCAAGCTTGGCGCGGTCGTCGGCTGAATGCGCGAGCTCCTGAACGATCCGGCGGCCTTCGCGGCCCTCGCCAGCCTGCTCGGCCTCTTCGTCGGCAGCTTCCTCAACGTCGTCATCCACCGCCTGCCGCAGATGATGACGCGCGACTGGCACGCCCAGGCCGCCGAGCTGCGCGGCGAGGAGGCGCCGGCGACCGAGCGCTTCAACCTCGCCACCCCGCGCTCGCGCTGCCCCCACTGCGGCCACGCGATCGGCGCGCTCGAGAACATCCCGGTGGTCAGCTACGTGCTGCTGCGCGGGCGCTGCCGTCATTGCGGCGCGGGCATCAGCAAGCGCTACCCGATCGTCGAGGCCTTCACCGCAGCGTTGTCGGGCTATGCTGCCTGGCACTTCGGCTTCGGCCTCGCCGCGCTCGGCGCCCTGCTCTTCATCTGGGCGATGGTGGCGCTGGCCTTCATCGACCTCGACACCCAGTTGCTGCCCGACGACATCACGCTGCCGCTGCTGTGGCTGGGGCTGGCCTTCAACCTCGCCGGCACCTACACCGAGCTGCCGGCCGCGGTCATCGGCGCGATGGCCGGTTACCTCGCGCTGTGGTCGGTGTTCTGGCTGTTCAAGCTCGCCACCGGCAAGGAAGGCATGGGCTACGGCGACTTCAAGCTGCTCGGCGCGATCGGGGCGTGGCTGGGGTGGCAGGTGTTGCCGCTGACCATCCTGCTGTCCTCGCTGGTCGGCGCTGTGGTCGGCATCGCCCTCATCGTCTTCGCACGCCACGGCCGCAACGTGCCGATTCCCTTCGGCCCCTATCTTGCGGCCGCCGGGGTGCTCGCCCTGTTCTGGGGCGAGGCGCTGACCACGCGCTATCTCGGCCTGCTCTGACCGCTGCCCTGCAGGGGCTTGAAGCGGGCCCGCACAGCCCTCATCTGTCGAGCGCGCCCCGGCGATCGGGGTGCGCTTTTTCCTTATGCTGCATTGCGTTAGACTTGCGCACCTGTTTCAGGGAGCTTCTCATGCCCATCTACGAATATCGTTGCCCGAGCTGCGGTTTCCAGAAGGAACACCTGCAGAAAATGAGCGATGCCCCGCTGACCGCCTGCCCGTCCTGCGGCGCCACCGGCTACGCCAAGCTGCTGTCGGCCGCCGGCTTCCAGCTCAAGGGCTCGGGCTGGTACGCCACCGACTTCAAGGGCGGCGGCTCGTCTGCCGCGCCCGCGGCCGCCACCTCGTCCTCCTCTTCCGACACCGCGCCTGCAGCCAGCTGCGGCGGCGGCTGCGCGTGCCACTGACTTGAAAAAATACTTCATCACCGGCCTGCTGATCTGGATCCCGCTGGCGATCACCTTCATGGTGCTCGCCTGGATCGTCGGCACGCTCGACGCCATCCTGCTCTGGCTTCCCACCGAATACCAGCCCAGCCGCTACATCGGCTTCGACATACCCGGCGTCGGCCTGGTGGCGAGTCTGCTGATCGTGTTCTTTACCGGCCTCATCGCCGCCAACGTGCTCGGCCAGAAGCTGGTGAAGCTGTGGGAGGCCCTGCTCGCCCGCATCCCGGTGGTGAAGTCGATCTACTACAGCGTCAAGCAGGTCTCGGACACCCTGTTCTCGAGCAGCGGCCAGGCCTTCCGCAAGGCGCTGCTCGTGCAGTACCCGCGCCAGGGCTCGT
This region of Thauera sp. JM12B12 genomic DNA includes:
- a CDS encoding molybdopterin-binding protein, coding for MNFGALIIGDEILSGRRSDKHLAKLIDLLAARGLKLSWARYVGDDFGRLTETLRQTFASGDVVFSFGGIGATPDDRTREAAGAALGLELALHPEAEAEIRARFGDEITPERLQMGVYPVGSAIIPNAFNRIPGFSIREHYFTPGFPVMAWPMVEWVLDTHYAHLHHAEDYVEQAVTVWDVYEGQLIGLMRQVTADFPDTTLFSLPTIAAEGQRRSLELGMKGASARVAEAMACITADLSARGLSWEDKV
- a CDS encoding EI24 domain-containing protein, with protein sequence MKDIVVAFGRAGRSLTRRDIFWHLLWPGLLALVIWAVVAVMLWTPVTEGLYGWVSGWTFINGWLTASETTAAIVLVLIQIAVALLIVPLVYVTAAMLVATIALPLMLEKVARRDYADLEQRHGGSNLGSAWNSILAGVLFLVALVVSLPFWLIPGAGLLISVALTGWLNQRAFGYDALMFHADKAELQRLREDWRPQMLLLGGGSALLAYVPVINLVAPAFAGLAFVHYMLETLRRHRLKYGVTVLDADAGASTRKLP
- the ffh gene encoding signal recognition particle protein; translation: MLDNLTQRLSKVVKTLRGQARLTDENIQDAMREVRMALLEADVALPVVKDFVAKVKEKAVGQEVIGSLTPGQALVGVVHDELKALMGGAHEGLDLSTQPPAVVLMAGLQGAGKTTTTGKLAKLLHEQQKKKVLVVSTDVYRPAAIEQLKTVAAQAGVGFFPSETVQKPVDIALAALDYARKHHVDVLLVDTAGRLAVDEAMMAEIKDLHAAVKPIETLFVVDAMLGQDAVNTARAFNEALPLTGVVLTKLDGDSRGGAALSVRHVTGKPLKFAGIGEKLSGLEPFHPDRMASRILGMGDILGLVEEARRGVDEEKAKAFAQKLKTGKGFDLNDFKEQIAQMRKMGGLASMMDKLPAQFAQAAGKLQGGAEEKAIGRIEGIINSMTPLERAKPELLKASRKRRIAAGAGVTVQEVNRLLNQFEQTQKVMKQFSKGGMNKMMRAMKGMMPGGLPGMPR
- the ccsA gene encoding cytochrome c biogenesis protein CcsA, whose amino-acid sequence is MGTILLHLVPASLYAAVGLIFWRTCVMGGAGHSRQRECMSRRERLLLLAAIVAHGASLHVAIFPGTDMRFGFGVAVSLMVWLAVCFYWVETLYTRLDGLHAVVMPAGALASLVPLFFPGGHVLTNAASPAFRVHFVIAMLAYSLFTLAALHAMLMSVASRQLHNARFSRLLAGLPPLLTMEALLFRLISIAFVLLTLTLVTGLLFSETLFGQALRADHKTVFAVISWLLFGGLLVGRWLWGWRGRVALRWTLAGFVALMLAYVGSRFVVEVVLHRTG
- a CDS encoding HlyC/CorC family transporter; its protein translation is MSDIHLTFQIAALVVLLVLSACFSMSETVMMAANRYRLRSLAAQGNRGAGLAIDLLARTDRLLGVILLFNNLVNTAAATLVSVITLELFGDERWALGIATLLVTFAILVFAEITPKVIGANNADRLAPIVAYPLSALLRSFYFAVWFVNLFSRGLLALLRLKPREDNSGALSVEELRAMVIESGQYIPHKHRSILMNLFDLESITVEDVMTPRGAIEGVDLSDPEDDIRRQIGTSFHTRLAVFDGDREHVVGVLHQRRLLSNLLDESFSAERIRELLARPYFVPADTPLYSQLQFFQENQQRLAFVVDEYGELLGLITLEDIIEELIGKFTTSTPDAGDRMAWNDEGSVLVDGSANLRELNRKLELELPTDGPKTLNGLILEHLQDIPETGVSMKIADTPIEVVQTQDRMVRTARLFRPVPRPEEQ
- the pilB gene encoding type IV-A pilus assembly ATPase PilB, which encodes MAASTKPALSGFARALIQHEHLQEADAAACSAHAGEATNAFMLEVANRGLMSCAAMARFAAETFGYPLLDIAAFDPAMFARDAVDRKLLSKHQVAPLLKRQNRITLAVADPSNLRALDEIRFQTGMQLDLVIAEADKLKRTVDALTESAADTLKELTGEAFDMDMLQQDSPTQQRDEEEANEVDDAPVVKFIQKVLVDAINEGASDIHFEPYEKYYRIRVRTDGILRDIAQPPLVLKDKIAARIKVISRLDISEKRVPQDGRMKLVLSKNKAIDFRVSTLPTLHGEKIVMRILDPSSAMLGIDALGYDPDQKEALLGAVQRPYGMILVTGPTGSGKTVSLYTCLNILNQPGVNISTAEDPAEINLPGINQVNVNEKAGLTFSAALRAFLRQDPDIIMVGEIRDLETAEIAIKAAQTGHLVLSTLHTNDAPSTLERLKNMGVAPFNIASSVILITAQRLARRLCSCKKPVDIPVEALLEAGFGAEDLDGSWQPMGPVGCDRCKGSGYKGRVGIYQVMPITEEIAHIIMTGGNSMDIAAQAQRDGVRDLRQSGLRKVKQGVTSLEEVLATTNE
- a CDS encoding type II secretion system F family protein, with product MATASRAVRATGPKEDLYTWEGKDKTGKVVRGEIRAAGEAMVQAMLRRQGVQVSKVRKHKMARGGRISDKDIALFTRQLATMMKSGVPLLQAFDIAMKGSGNAALSRLLNDIRTDVETGLNLSQAFAKHPQHFDKLFCNLVAAGEQAGILDSLLDRIATYKEKILAIKSKIKSALFYPAAVVVVAGLVVSVMMLFVIPEFKSVFASFGADLPAPTMLVIAMSDFFVESWYLVFGALIGAIVFIAWSYKRSTAMQIALDRTLLRFPVIGPIIRKATVARWTRTLSTMFAAGVPLVEALDSVGGAAGNYVYLVATRQIQSEVSTGTSLTIAMQNADVFPTMVVQMVSIGEESGQLDSMLSKVADFFEQEVDDAVAGLSQLLEPLIMVFLGTVIGGLVVAMYLPIFKLGAVVG
- a CDS encoding A24 family peptidase, with translation MRELLNDPAAFAALASLLGLFVGSFLNVVIHRLPQMMTRDWHAQAAELRGEEAPATERFNLATPRSRCPHCGHAIGALENIPVVSYVLLRGRCRHCGAGISKRYPIVEAFTAALSGYAAWHFGFGLAALGALLFIWAMVALAFIDLDTQLLPDDITLPLLWLGLAFNLAGTYTELPAAVIGAMAGYLALWSVFWLFKLATGKEGMGYGDFKLLGAIGAWLGWQVLPLTILLSSLVGAVVGIALIVFARHGRNVPIPFGPYLAAAGVLALFWGEALTTRYLGLL
- a CDS encoding zinc ribbon domain-containing protein, giving the protein MPIYEYRCPSCGFQKEHLQKMSDAPLTACPSCGATGYAKLLSAAGFQLKGSGWYATDFKGGGSSAAPAAATSSSSSDTAPAASCGGGCACH
- a CDS encoding DUF502 domain-containing protein; this encodes MKKYFITGLLIWIPLAITFMVLAWIVGTLDAILLWLPTEYQPSRYIGFDIPGVGLVASLLIVFFTGLIAANVLGQKLVKLWEALLARIPVVKSIYYSVKQVSDTLFSSSGQAFRKALLVQYPRQGSWTIAFLTGKPGGDAANHLRGDYVSIYVPTTPNPTSGFFLMMPREDVVELDMSVDEALKYIISMGVVAPPTRRVERPALLNE